From Paenibacillus sp. PvR098:
CCACTTCTCTGATTCAACTACTAATTCAACTTTACCGTTATCTTTAATAAAAACATATCCAGAACCCATCTGCTCTTTAAAACGAAATCCTAATGTATTAAATTGTTTAATCAGTTCAGTTCCGCCATTTTTCTGGTTCCCTTGATAAATATACCAATTATATCCATTTGCATTATTAAGATATACGATTGAATTATATCTGTTAAAGATCTTTTCATATGCTTGCTTTTTTGTTACACCCTCAACCGGTAAATCAGGTAAGTACAACTTAAAATTATAGTAAACTAGACCAACTGCCAAAGATATAACTAATACTATCCCAAAAGTTATTTTCGTTACTTTCTTTTTTGATATGGTTTTCATCTTTTCACCTTTATTCGATTATTTCAGATAACGTTCTTGTATTCACGAACCCTTACTGGCTTAAGCCGCATAGCGGCGGGTCGTCAGACTTAGCCAGTGCAGGGTTGTCTGCCTGTATCTGCTTCCCTGAATTGCTTCGGGCAGTCCAAGGGTCGCTTGCGATCCACCGCGTGAATACGGTGTTATAGGATGTTGGCGCCTTCTTCGAATAAGTCCTTCAAAATAATTCTTCAAAAAATAAAAACCCTAACTTCATTCGTCAGGGTAGGTTAACATGTTGTATATTATTTGTAGACATCTCCACGTGATCCGACTTTGACTATAAATATTAGTAGTCTATCATCTATTATTTCATATATTACTCGATAGTCCCCTACTCTTAGTCTATAAAATTCTCCTTCATAGCCCTTCATTTTCTTCGTGTTTGCATTATTAAATGGGTCAATTAGAAGATTTTCTAGTGCTATAATAATTCTTTGGACTGTAGGTTTATCTAGCTTCTTCAAATATTTCTTTGCTTCACTCGAAAATTCCATTTTATAATTCGAGCTCACGTTTTAAATCCTCCAAAGAAGTAGTTTCACCGTTCACCAACTCATATCTAGCTTGTTTAATTGATAATATATCATCTTCAGATAGAACGTCATCGTCCTTTAATTGATTTTCAAGTAACCATGATAAAAAGCTCTTAGCTACAACCTTATTCTTGTCATTTAGATTCTTTATTAACTTTTCCAACTCATCGTTAGGTACACTCATCCATCGTACCTCCTAATCAATTCATGGGTTTAATAATATTGTATCTTATTTTTATTTTTTTCTCCATAAACTCCCGTGAATAAACTTCCTTGATTTAATTAATGCGCCAATTTCCTATAACAACCCTTATACAAATTAATTACGTATATTATACCATTTTCTGTTATAATACGTACATACGTTTCGTGTTAAGTCTAATGTTGATGATTATTGTGGTAATAGTTCGCTTAAGGTTTTTTTGTGTGTTTTATATATGACTCTATTAAGATGAATGTTGTATTTTTTTGCTATTTGGATAATAAATTCCAAGAAACCTAATTAACCCCCGCCCTTAAACGAACCGATAACTTCCCCATACAAAAGGATTGAAAACAATGCCAAAAACACACATAAGCAAAATCATTACGATTCTAGCAGCACTTACCATATTGTTTGTATGCTATTTCGCCTACAGTATTTGGACCTTCGGTGCTAAGAATGAATTAGTTAAAACAGATGCGGCCATCGTGCTCGGTGCGGCCGTTTGGGGTGACCAGCCCTCTCCTGTTCTGAGAGAAAGGATTAATCATGCGATTTGGCTATATGACAATGGCTATGTAAGTAAAATCATATTTACTGGCGGTAAGGGTGATATACATACAATAGCTGAGTCGGAAGCAGCCCAGAGATATGCCATTGAAAATCATGTTAATTCTGATGACATTTTGATTGAGACGATCTCTACCATAACAGAAGAAAATCTCAAGTACGCTTACGATATTGCCAATCAGAATGGCTTAAAGACTTTCATCATTGTTAGCGATCCTTTGCATATGAAACGCTCCATGGTCATGGCACATCATCTGGGCATGGAGGCTTATACATCACCAACATCAAGTACTGTATATACGAGTCTCAAAACAAAGCTGCCTTTCTTCTTTCGGGAACTATTTTTCTATATCGGATATCTTTTGAGCATACCTTTCAGGTAAAAGGAGTACTCATTGTATGTTGAACCTTTATCTAGTCCATATCCTACTTCCTTTGATCGCCTTCGGAAAATCCCGAAATGCGATCCAAAGGACTCATAATTCGCCCGATGTCTTTTTTGCTTACGTGAGTATATATTTCTGTTGTCTTAGAGCTTCGATGTCCTAGCAGCTCCTGGATGTACCTCAAATCCGTGCCGGCCTCCAGCAAGTGGGTTGCAAACGAATGACGAAGGGTATGCATCGACACCTCTTTCGAAGTACCGGATTTTCGAAGAGCGCGTTCAAAAGCTTTTTGAACGGAACGCAGTAATGTGCCTTCCTTCCGTTGCGCCGGGAACAACCAATCTTCCGGTCTTTCTTTTCTAACATAGGCTCTTAACACCACCAACGCGACCCCCGAGAGCAGGGTATATTTGATCCTTTCTCCCATTACTCTGTCGAACATGAATCAGGTGCCGGTCCGCGTCGATATCTTTCACTTTTAGGGAGACGACCTCGCTTACTCCCAGTCCTGCAGAATAAGCAACATTCAATAGGGCTTGATGCTTTAGATTTTCTAGTGCTTTGAGGAGCTTCAAGACCTCGGAAGGACTCAACACATCGGGAAGACGGGTTTGTTTTTTTACGCGGTAAATCTTCGCAGTTGTCCCACATAGGCTTTACGAGTCTGCTGACTGTAGCCACGTAATTTCAAAAAATCTGACATGCGTTTGATCCATTCCTCTTCCATAACGACCCTTCCCTTTGTATCCTCCCCTCCAATTTGCGAATCCCATACAATCACCTCTTCCGAATATAAATCACGAAGCTGATTGACGACCGGCGTAGTGAAGGGAACCGTCCAGATTTTTTTGTCAGGAATATACTTTCTGCCTGGGATTTGCTTAATCTTTTCAATAAAGCGGGCACCATATGAACGGAAACTCACCGCCAACAAATGAGTATCCCACACTTCAACAACTATCATCCCTCTCAGCCTCCCAACAAAATAAAAAAAGACCCCCACCCCAGGTCGCCAATGGACCATGAGATAAGGATCTTATGCTTTAAGTTCCTAAAATAATAATATGCCTTATAAAATTTATGCGCGGGAGACGTATTTGCCTTCGCGTGTGTCGATCAGGAGCACGTCGCCTTCGTTAATGAAAAGAGGCACCTGTACGTTCAAGCCGGTTTCAACCTTAGCGGTCTTAGAGGCGCCGGTAGCGGTGTTGCCTTTAATGCCCGGCTCGGTTTCGACGACCTTCAGCTCGACACTGTTCGGCATGTTGATACCGAGGATCTCTCCTTGGTAGCTCATGATGTTGATCATCATGTTCTCGCGAAGGAAGTTCAATTCCCACTCGATTTGCTTCTCATCCAAAGGGATTTGATCGAATGTTTCCGTATCCATGAACGTATGCTCTTTGCCGCTAGCATACAGATATTGCATTTGACGGTTCTCGATGTGGGCGCGGCTGACGTTCTCGCCGGCACGGAAGGTACGCTCTACGGTGTTACCGTTGCGCAAGTTTTTCAGTTTGGAACGGACGAATGCAGCGCCTTTGCCCGGTTTAACGTGTTGGAAGTCGATAACGGTGAACAAATCTCCGTCTACTTCGATAGTCAAGCCTGTTTTAAAATCGTTAACTGAAATCACTACAAAAACCTCCCTGAAATGTGAGCAGACGGCAGTACCGTAGAAAACGCGGAAAACCCGCGACACAAGCAGCTTGCCGCTACCAAGTTGAATAAAGTTATGGAATCACGATCAAGTCTTTGCTTGATTGTGTTAACCTACGATTTCCATTGTCGGTGATAACGATGTCGTCTTCGATACGGACGCCCCCGAATCCAGGCACATAGATACCAGGTTCCACAGTGACTGTCATTCCCGGAGCGAGAACCACCTCACCTGTCATGGAAAGCCGCGGTGCCTCGTGGATTTCCATCCCGAGTCCATGGCCGGTACCGTGACCGAAAAGATCGCCATAGCCGTATCGCTTGATCACATCACGAGCGACGGCATCAGCCTCTCGTCCGGTCATTCCGGGACGAATTCGATCCAGCGCTTCTAGCTGAGCTTCCAGCACGATGCTGTAGATCTCACGATGCTTGTCCGTAGGCGTGCCCAGCACAACCGTACGGGTAATATCGGAGCAGTACCCTTTATAATACGCACCAAAGTCCAGCTTGACAAATTCGTTCGTACCTATGATTTTGTCGCTGGCCTTCCCGTGTGGTAAGGCGGAGCGCTCACCGGAAGCAACGATCGTTTCGAACGATGTCGAGGCCGCACCATGAGCACGCACATACATCTCGATCTCAAGCGCGATGTCGAGCTCCCGCATTCCTGGCTTCAGTAAACCAAGCACGTACTCAAACGTCCGATCGGCCAATTCCGCAGCTTCCTGCATGATGGCAAGCTCGCCATCGTCTTTCACCATCCGAAGCTGTTCAACTAGAGAATCCGTCGGGACAAGCTCTATCCCGCTTAGTGTACCGGCACAGGCCTGATACACGCCATACGTCATGTCGTTTTGCTCGAAGCCGAGCTTCGTAAGCCCCGATTGAGCTAGTAGGTCTTTAACCGACTCCATCGCTTGGGGAGCATGCTCAATGACTTCGTAGCCGACCGCTTGCTGAGGAGCTTGAGTCATGTAGCGAAAGTCCGTAAGCAGAATAGCACGATCCTCCGTCACGACCACATAGCCTGACGATCCGGTGAACCCTGTCATGTACAAGCGATTCGTTGCATTCGTAATGAGAAGGGCCCGAAGCCCCTGCTCCTGCATCAGACTGCGAAGCCGCCTAATCCGTTCCTCCTGCATCCGCTATCCCTCCGAACGTTCAATATATTGGACCAATGCTCTAAGACCCAATTCATAGCCGTCTGCGCCGAAGCCTGCGATTTGACCGATCGCTACCGGTGCGATCACAGAAACGTGACGGAACGATTCTCTTTTATGAATGTTGGAAATATGTACTTCGACCACGGGTATACCTACTGCGCTTACGGCATCGCGGATGGCGTAGCTGTAATGAGTGAACGCACCTGGGTTGAATAGGATACCGTCCTTCGTGCCATACGCCGCTTGAATACGATCAATCAGCTCGCCTTCATGATTGGACTGGAAGGCTTCAAGCCCTACGCCAAGCTCTGCGGCAAGCCGTGAAACCCGGTCCGTAATCGATTGAAGCGATAATGAACCGTAAACCCCAGGCTCCCGGATACCAAGCATATTCAAATTGGGTCCGTTCAACAACAATATTTGTTTCATACGAAATTCCCTCCAACCGTTCAAAACAGCACAAGCTTACCCATTTTACCATAAGTTTCCCCAGTTTGAGAACTTTCGTCATTCTCCGCGTTAGTGTATTAATATATGTTAACTCTTTGTCGGCTGCTGCCGTCTATTGCCAAACGGCTCACGAAACCGCTCGTCCGTAAATTCGAAGCTGATGGAATACCCGATGAACAATCCCCACAGCAGAAACAAGCTGGCATCGGTCAGGATGGTGTTCCAATCCAGGAAAGCGATCCAATTCATCATTCCGGTCACCGGACCGAGTAACAGAAAGATGAAAGCCCACCAAGCAACCCCATAGCCTAAGCCGTACAGAGGTCCCTTCGCTTTCGCAAGCAAAAGCGCATACAGCACAGCCGCAGCCATAGAAAACAAAACGAATACTACCCATCCGAGGAGGTAACCCGGCCAAGTCATAAGGAAGGTATGCTTATAGAAGGGCTCGATCAGAAAAGCCGGAGACAACGTTGTAAAATGAAAATAGTTTTGAATCATTTTCAGCCCGCCCCAGAACAGTCCCGCAAAAAAACCGATGTACAGAGAAAAAAACCACTTGTTGGTTCTCGGTTTCGTTTTTTCTTCTTTCGTATGCATATAGTTACCCTCCAGTGGTTCATTCTGAATAATCCTTAGTATGTTCAAAAGTCCTATCGATAAACAAGTAGCTTTATGCGGTCTGATTCGTTACAATAAAGCTTAAGCAGCGTCAATTCGCCACACTATTCATAACATTATTCAAATCAGAAGAAGGTGCATCTTTTTGTCGGAAAAGCAGCAGCAGAATGCGATTTACGGCGGCCAGGCCGTCATTGAAGGCGTCATGTTCGCAGGTCGAAAGGTTCATGTAACGGCAGTGCGCCGTAAAGATAATACCATCCAATATCTGGAGATCCCGAAGACAGAAATCGGCTGGGTTCAGGCGCTCAAGAAAATCCCTTTTATCCGGGGTATTGTAGGGATCATCGAGGCTAGCGCAAAGGGATCGCAGCATTTGAATTTCTCTGCCGAAGTATACGCGGAGGAAGAAGGCGATACCAAAGAGGAACAGAAGGAAACGATCGCTAGCAAAATGACAATGATTCTCGGCGTTGCGTTCATAGGGATCCTCTCCTTCTTATTCGGCAAATTTGTATTTACTCTCGTACCGACGGCCATCGAACAGGTTTTGTTCGGCCATCTGTTCGAGAATCAAATTGGCCACAACTTGATTGAAGGTTTGATCAAAATCATTTTGCTCGTGGCATATATTTATTTCATATCTCTCACCCCGATGATTAAACGGCTGTTCCAATATCACGGGGCTGAGCATAAAGTGATCAGCGCGTATGAAGCTGGTGTGGAATTAACGGTGAAGAACGTCCAAAAGTTCAGCACCCTGCATTACCGCTGCGGCAGCAGCTTCATCGTATTCACCGTCCTAGTCGGCGTTGTGATTTACTCGTTCTTTCAATATGACTCGTTCGTAGAACGGATCATACAGCGTATCGTCCTGATTCCAGTGGTCATCGGCGTTTCGTATGAGGTCCTGCGTTTCACCAACACCTTGCGAGATGTACCGGTTCTGCGTTATCTAGGTTATCCCGGGCTTTGGTTGCAGCTTCTTACAACCAAAGAACCTGATGATTCCCAAGTTGAAGTATCCATTGCTTCATTCAATCGCATGAGAGAGCTGGATAAGCAAATGTAGGATATTTTAAGGGGCTGCATTAACCAAAGGAGGGTTTAGAATGAGAAACCGCAACAGCACGATTGCCTATGTGATCTTCGGGTTGATCGCGATCGGCATTTTATTCACCGTTCTATCCAGACCGGGCACCCTGATCATCCCGCTGCTGGTCTTTGGGATCATCTTCTGGCTTTATAAATATCCACCAAGCAGCTGGCGCAGCAAAACGCGTTCGTTCACGCCGCCGCGGTTCAACGGCAGTAAGGCCAAACGGAAAAACGCTACTTTTCGGGTCATTAACGGCAGGAAGGACGGTTCCGACGAACCGCCCAAATACCATTAATGAATATGAGTTTACCATGCAGCAGGTTCATTTGAACTTGCTGTTTTTTTATGCCTTAACTCTCAAATTGGTGTCTTTATTCTGCTTAATATAACGGCAAACATGGGTCACATAGTGCTGCATGTATTCCGCAAGCTTCCATTTCCCGAAGAAAGCGTGCGTTGACTCTAAGCCCGATAAGTACAGCTGCAAGCTTTGTTCATGAGAAATATCGAAGTCTGTATTGCTAACGCCCATCGTCGGAATTTTGACTGTTCGAAACCGGTTATGCTCTTGGATATACCGCTCATCATGGGCATCCAGCATCGTCGAGAAGAGCGCACGCATCATACTAATGGGACCGTAAATCTCATTGGGCTTACCTGCCCCGCGGCCGACAAGCTGAAATCCGATCGTTGGGATCATCCGATCCAATGACGGTGCCTCCTCCGAATCAAACAACCAAAGAGGAAAGTTGCTAAGCAAACCCCCATCCACAATATAAACAAATTGATCCGCAAACGTTTTGTCAGGCGTCTTTTTTTGGGTTAAGCCTTTACGTATAATGACCGGGTCGAAAAAATAAGGTATGCTGGTGCTCATCCGAACGGCTTTAGCTACAAGAAACCGCTTTGGATCCACACCGTACTGGGCAATATCATCCGGGAGGACAAGCAGTTTTCGACCGGAAATATCCGAGGCAATAATCCGCAGCTGATTAGGTTTTAAATCGCCGAACGTACGAATTCCCTTAGCTAATAACAATTGGTACATCCAATGCTCAAGCGCTTCACCGGAATATAGCCCCTTCTTGATGAACAAACGCGACAGAGGACCAATAAATTTGGTATCGAAAATCACCGATCGCTGCAAAAAAGAACGGAAAGGCGTAGCCTCGATCACTTCCCGCATCTCATCGGCCTTATACCCCGCTGCTACCAATGAGGCTACGATCGAACCGGAAGACGTACCCGCCACCTGATAGAACTTGTAGCCTAATTGCTCTACAGCGGCTGCCGCCCCTGCCAGAGCTATGCCTTTGACGCCGCCGCCCTCGAATACAGCATTGATTCTCACCCCGCATCCCCCTATTCTGCAAACAGTCTCACAGAGTATGTATGAAAGAACGGATTGTACATATGCATTCGCGGTGAACAAAATAAGCCCCGACATCTAGTCGGGGCTTATTTTTTTACGATTCCTCTATAACTTTTTTGAGGCGCATCAGATCCTCGGCTCGAGAAACATCCTGTTTAAAATATTCCAGCAGCGTCTCAATACAGGTAATCGAGTCCCAGCTGAGATGGTGTTCAATACCTTCTACATCTTTGTATATATGTTCATCGGATACACCGATCAGCGTTAAAAACTCTTCCAGAAGTTGATGTCGATCCACCAGTCGTTTACCGACCTTCTGCCCTTTGGGAGTCAGAACCAAGCCCCGGTATTTCTCATAAATCAGATAGTTATCTTTATCGAGCTTCTGAATCATCTTGGTCACCGAAGATGGATGAACCTCCAGACCTTCGGCAATGTCGGAGACGCGAGCGTAGCCTTTCTCATCAATTAATTTATATATTTTCTCCAGATAATCTTCCATGCTCGGCGTAGCCATTTGCGTTCCTCCTGTGTTCCAAGACAATCTTGTCGTAACTTTTTTATGATACACTGTTTCATAGGTAAGTCCGTAGGAATGCAAGGTCCTACAATTCCCATGTGTGAGAACAAGCGAATAGACGCATCCTAGGGTCATCATAAGCGTTCTTTACTATATCACAGCCGCAAAAGTGAAGCAAGCCCACCACTTCTCATCTCATACCCGAGGCTACTCCTAAGGAGGAAAACCATGACTACCGAGCTGCTGTCCCCACCCGTCCGGGGCACACAAGTGTTTATCCCGGAGCTTGTGTATTTTGAACCTAATGCGCTGGCCTATCCCAAGGGGCAAAAAATCCTTGAATGGGCCAAGAAAGAAGGCCTGCCCATCCATATGACGACTTCACATAACCGGATTACCAACCTGCCGGGTGAAAGTGAATTGGAGAAATACAGGATCGCCAAGAGAACATTGGTTGTCGGAATACGGAAGACGCTGAAATTCGATACATCTAAGCCTTCTGCCGAATATGCCATCCCTATAGCAACCGGCTGTATGGCGCATTGTCATTATTGTTACTTGCAAACCACACTAGGCGCCAAGCCATATATACGCGTTTATGTTAATGTGGACGACATATTGAAACAGGCTAAACAGTACATCGAAGAACGAGCGCCGGAGATCACCCGGTTTGAAGCCGCATGTACCTCGGACCCCGTTGGTCTTGAGCACATCAGCGGATCATTGAAGGAATTAATCGAATTTATGGCGAAGGAACCGTTAGGTCGACTTCGTTTCGTCACCAAGTTTCATCATGTGGATCCATTGCTGGATGCCAAACATAACGGGCACACGCGTTTTCGTTTCAGTGTGAATGCCGATTATGTCATCAAGCATTTTGAACCCGCGACTTCAAGCTTTCAGGAAAGGATTACAGCCGCTGGTAAGGTCGCCAAAGCAGGCTATCCGCTTGGTTTTATTATTGCCCCGATTATTTGGCACGAAGGGTGGGAAGAAGGTTACGGCGAGCTTCTGCACAAAATCAAAGAGGCCCTTCCGGCGGAAGCGACCTCTGATTTGACCTTTGAACTGATCCAGCACCGATTCACCAAAACCGCCAAAAATGTGATTCAGCGCCGTTACCCCAAAACAAAGCTGGAGATGGACGAAGCCAAACGAAAATATAAATGGGGGCGTTGGGGACAAGGCAAATACGTATATCCTGATGAGCAGGCCAACGCGCTAAGGGAGTATATTACCGAGCAAATTTTCATTCATTTTCCGCAGGCAAATATCGATTACTTTACCTGAGAAAACTTAGCCCATCCAGGCGGGGGTAATTTGCTGAAGCCAAATCGTGATTCTTGTCATTTGGTCCGTGTAGAGCAGGATACCCATAATAATCATCAGCCCCCCGCCCACTTTCATCAACGTGGAGGAATAGCGCATAATCCATTTGGTCGAGCCGATAAAGAACGCCAAGATAAAGAATGGAATCGCAAAGCCAAGCGAATAGGCCGTAATGAGCGGAAGCCAGGAGTCCGGCTCTGTTGCCGCAAGTAAAAGTATAGACGACAGAATCGGCCCAATGCAGGGGGACCATCCTGCGGCAAAGCCAATACCGATCAACAGCGACCCGATATAGCTTGCCGGTTTCGTTCTCACCTGCATCTTACGTTCTCTCAAGAGCCATTGGGGTTGGAAAATCCCCAGCATAAACAAACCCATTGCAAAAATAAAAATAGCGGACAGCTGTCTCATCAAATCACGGTAATCTATAAACAAGTTGGCAATAGCGCTTGCGCCAAGCCCCAAGCTGTAAAACACGATCGAGAAACCGGCAATAAAACTTAAGGTATGGGTCACCATTTTAAAACGAATTTCACGCGTTGATTGATCGCTTTTCAACTGATTGACCGATACGCCTGTAATATAAGATAAATAAGAAGGATACAAAGGCAGACTGCATGGTGAAATAAAGGATAAAAAACCCGCCCAAAGCGCAATCCAGATGTTTAATTCCACAGGTAACTCTCACCCCTCAATGGTACTAAGACCGCAATCCTCTTTTGACGAACATAATACAGATCAGCATG
This genomic window contains:
- a CDS encoding DUF1385 domain-containing protein; this encodes MSEKQQQNAIYGGQAVIEGVMFAGRKVHVTAVRRKDNTIQYLEIPKTEIGWVQALKKIPFIRGIVGIIEASAKGSQHLNFSAEVYAEEEGDTKEEQKETIASKMTMILGVAFIGILSFLFGKFVFTLVPTAIEQVLFGHLFENQIGHNLIEGLIKIILLVAYIYFISLTPMIKRLFQYHGAEHKVISAYEAGVELTVKNVQKFSTLHYRCGSSFIVFTVLVGVVIYSFFQYDSFVERIIQRIVLIPVVIGVSYEVLRFTNTLRDVPVLRYLGYPGLWLQLLTTKEPDDSQVEVSIASFNRMRELDKQM
- a CDS encoding YqhR family membrane protein, with product MHTKEEKTKPRTNKWFFSLYIGFFAGLFWGGLKMIQNYFHFTTLSPAFLIEPFYKHTFLMTWPGYLLGWVVFVLFSMAAAVLYALLLAKAKGPLYGLGYGVAWWAFIFLLLGPVTGMMNWIAFLDWNTILTDASLFLLWGLFIGYSISFEFTDERFREPFGNRRQQPTKS
- the mntR gene encoding transcriptional regulator MntR, which gives rise to MATPSMEDYLEKIYKLIDEKGYARVSDIAEGLEVHPSSVTKMIQKLDKDNYLIYEKYRGLVLTPKGQKVGKRLVDRHQLLEEFLTLIGVSDEHIYKDVEGIEHHLSWDSITCIETLLEYFKQDVSRAEDLMRLKKVIEES
- a CDS encoding patatin-like phospholipase family protein; the protein is MRINAVFEGGGVKGIALAGAAAAVEQLGYKFYQVAGTSSGSIVASLVAAGYKADEMREVIEATPFRSFLQRSVIFDTKFIGPLSRLFIKKGLYSGEALEHWMYQLLLAKGIRTFGDLKPNQLRIIASDISGRKLLVLPDDIAQYGVDPKRFLVAKAVRMSTSIPYFFDPVIIRKGLTQKKTPDKTFADQFVYIVDGGLLSNFPLWLFDSEEAPSLDRMIPTIGFQLVGRGAGKPNEIYGPISMMRALFSTMLDAHDERYIQEHNRFRTVKIPTMGVSNTDFDISHEQSLQLYLSGLESTHAFFGKWKLAEYMQHYVTHVCRYIKQNKDTNLRVKA
- the efp gene encoding elongation factor P codes for the protein MISVNDFKTGLTIEVDGDLFTVIDFQHVKPGKGAAFVRSKLKNLRNGNTVERTFRAGENVSRAHIENRQMQYLYASGKEHTFMDTETFDQIPLDEKQIEWELNFLRENMMINIMSYQGEILGINMPNSVELKVVETEPGIKGNTATGASKTAKVETGLNVQVPLFINEGDVLLIDTREGKYVSRA
- a CDS encoding type II toxin-antitoxin system RelE/ParE family toxin, giving the protein MEFSSEAKKYLKKLDKPTVQRIIIALENLLIDPFNNANTKKMKGYEGEFYRLRVGDYRVIYEIIDDRLLIFIVKVGSRGDVYK
- the aroQ gene encoding type II 3-dehydroquinate dehydratase translates to MKQILLLNGPNLNMLGIREPGVYGSLSLQSITDRVSRLAAELGVGLEAFQSNHEGELIDRIQAAYGTKDGILFNPGAFTHYSYAIRDAVSAVGIPVVEVHISNIHKRESFRHVSVIAPVAIGQIAGFGADGYELGLRALVQYIERSEG
- the splB gene encoding spore photoproduct lyase, with the translated sequence MTTELLSPPVRGTQVFIPELVYFEPNALAYPKGQKILEWAKKEGLPIHMTTSHNRITNLPGESELEKYRIAKRTLVVGIRKTLKFDTSKPSAEYAIPIATGCMAHCHYCYLQTTLGAKPYIRVYVNVDDILKQAKQYIEERAPEITRFEAACTSDPVGLEHISGSLKELIEFMAKEPLGRLRFVTKFHHVDPLLDAKHNGHTRFRFSVNADYVIKHFEPATSSFQERITAAGKVAKAGYPLGFIIAPIIWHEGWEEGYGELLHKIKEALPAEATSDLTFELIQHRFTKTAKNVIQRRYPKTKLEMDEAKRKYKWGRWGQGKYVYPDEQANALREYITEQIFIHFPQANIDYFT
- a CDS encoding tyrosine-type recombinase/integrase; the protein is MLSPSEVLKLLKALENLKHQALLNVAYSAGLGVSEVVSLKVKDIDADRHLIHVRQSNGRKDQIYPALGGRVGGVKSLC
- a CDS encoding tyrosine-type recombinase/integrase, translated to MVLRAYVRKERPEDWLFPAQRKEGTLLRSVQKAFERALRKSGTSKEVSMHTLRHSFATHLLEAGTDLRYIQELLGHRSSKTTEIYTHVSKKDIGRIMSPLDRISGFSEGDQRK
- a CDS encoding Xaa-Pro peptidase family protein — its product is MQEERIRRLRSLMQEQGLRALLITNATNRLYMTGFTGSSGYVVVTEDRAILLTDFRYMTQAPQQAVGYEVIEHAPQAMESVKDLLAQSGLTKLGFEQNDMTYGVYQACAGTLSGIELVPTDSLVEQLRMVKDDGELAIMQEAAELADRTFEYVLGLLKPGMRELDIALEIEMYVRAHGAASTSFETIVASGERSALPHGKASDKIIGTNEFVKLDFGAYYKGYCSDITRTVVLGTPTDKHREIYSIVLEAQLEALDRIRPGMTGREADAVARDVIKRYGYGDLFGHGTGHGLGMEIHEAPRLSMTGEVVLAPGMTVTVEPGIYVPGFGGVRIEDDIVITDNGNRRLTQSSKDLIVIP
- a CDS encoding YdcF family protein; the encoded protein is MPKTHISKIITILAALTILFVCYFAYSIWTFGAKNELVKTDAAIVLGAAVWGDQPSPVLRERINHAIWLYDNGYVSKIIFTGGKGDIHTIAESEAAQRYAIENHVNSDDILIETISTITEENLKYAYDIANQNGLKTFIIVSDPLHMKRSMVMAHHLGMEAYTSPTSSTVYTSLKTKLPFFFRELFFYIGYLLSIPFR
- a CDS encoding cytochrome c biogenesis protein CcdA — encoded protein: MELNIWIALWAGFLSFISPCSLPLYPSYLSYITGVSVNQLKSDQSTREIRFKMVTHTLSFIAGFSIVFYSLGLGASAIANLFIDYRDLMRQLSAIFIFAMGLFMLGIFQPQWLLRERKMQVRTKPASYIGSLLIGIGFAAGWSPCIGPILSSILLLAATEPDSWLPLITAYSLGFAIPFFILAFFIGSTKWIMRYSSTLMKVGGGLMIIMGILLYTDQMTRITIWLQQITPAWMG